The following proteins are co-located in the Theropithecus gelada isolate Dixy chromosome 19, Tgel_1.0, whole genome shotgun sequence genome:
- the LOC112613519 gene encoding putative zinc finger and SCAN domain-containing protein 5D: protein MQGGWRQKAGRRMFSCPKESDPIQALRKLTELCHLWLRPDLHTKEQILDMLVMEQFMISMPQELQVLVKVNNVQSCKDLEDLLRNNRRPKKWCVATFHGKEYLMQDSDVEMAEGPASVRDDPRGMSSQRASSVNQMRPGEGQARQELQTLPRVPALSRRQEEDFLLPETIVMKGGPKTLRPKPTLEKGLNIDREENPGLTSPEPQLPNGPSVVAAKEGKEPPKRASVENADADTPSACVVEREASTHSRNRGEAPNLRGPKRSKRDATSISQEEPQGGATPVGNRESLGQAGINPVHSPGPAGAGSQPVGQEAKELLLFACGVCNKRFMCNSKLVIHKRSHTGERPFQCNVCERCFMQLSDLRVHQRIHTGEKPYTCDVCHKRFNRRFSLKCHKRSHTGEKPYKCKDCKKVFTYRKNLNEHKLIHSGEKPYQCSKCSRAFRRPETLKYHQKTHPETTAPRE from the exons ATGCAAGGAGGTTGGAGGCAGAAGGCGGGAAGGAG GATGTTCAGCTGCCCGAAGGAGTCGGACCCCATCCAGGCTCTGAGGAAACTCACTGAGCTGTGCCATCTGTGGCTGAGGCCCGACCTCCACACCAAAGAGCAGATCCTGGACATGCTGGTGATGGAGCAGTTCATGATCTCCATGCCCCAGGAGCTCCAGGTCTTAGTCAAGGTGAACAACGTGCAGAGCTGCAAAGACCTGGAGGACCTGCTACGAAATAACAGAAGACCCAAGAAATGG TGTGTAGCCACCTTCCACGGAAAGGAATATCTTATGCAGGACTCAGATGTTGAGATGGCTGAAGGCCCCGCCAGTGTCAGGGATGATCCGAGAGGCATGTCCAGCCAGCGGGCCTCCTCTGTGAACCAGATGCGTCCGGGGGAAGGCCAGGCCCGCCAAGAGCTGCAGACCCTGCCCAGGGTCCCTGCGCTGTCCAGGAGGCAG GAGGAGGACTTCCTACTGCCAGAGACTATTGTCATGAAAGGAGGTCCAAAGACTCTGAGACCCAAGCCGACCTTGGAGAAGGGTCTGAACATAGACAGGGAGGAGAACCCAGGACTTACATCCCCAGAGCCTCAGCTTCCAAACGGTCCCA gtgtggtggcagcaaAGGAGGGGAAGGAACCCCCAAAAAGAGCCTCTGTGGAAAATGCGGATGCCGACACACCTTCTGCCTGCGTTGTGGAGAGAGAAGCTTCGACTCACAGCAGGAACAGAGGAGAGGCTCCGAATCTCAGAGGTCCCAAAAGAAGCAAACGAGACGCCACCTCCATTTCCCAAGAAGAACCTCAAGGAGGAGCCACACCTGTGGGCAACAGAGAATCCCTGGGACAAGCTGGGATCAACCCAGTTCATTCCCCAGGCCCTGCGGGTGCAGGCAGTCAGCCTGTTGGCCAAGAAGCCAAGGAACTGCTGCTCTTTGCATGTGGTGTGTGCAATAAGAGGTTTATGTGTAATTCCAAGCTAGTCATCCACAAGAGATCACACACAGGAGAGAGACCTTTTCAATGTAACGTCTGTGAAAGGTGCTTCATGCAGCTCTCAGACCTCCGCGTTCACCAGCGAATCCACACTGGTGAGAAGCCCTACACATGCGACGTCTGCCACAAGCGGTTCAACAGGAGGTTCTCCCTGAAATGTCACAAGAGGAGCCACACAGGAGAGAAGCCCTACAAATGCAAAGACTGCAAGAAAGTTTTCACCTACAGAAAGAACCTGAATGAGCACAAGCTCATCCACTCCGGAGAGAAACCCTATCAGTGTTCCAAGTGTTCGAGAGCCTTTCGTCGGCCTGAAACGTTAAAATACCACCAGAAAACACATCCAGAAACCACTGCACCCAGAGAATGA